In Maridesulfovibrio frigidus DSM 17176, a genomic segment contains:
- a CDS encoding HD family phosphohydrolase yields the protein MKKKIAGINKASLVDVEMLLQDTIANSSCAKCQKTLKEVTRPILSSFTDMFSEQMDLVSRLTEIGLALSGETRLERLLEMIVDEARVLTNADAGTLYIVDKDNRKLEFSILQNDTMKVRMGGTSGNEITLPPVPLYNAGKKPNKSHVSAYCALTGETVNIADVYKAEGFDFTGPRKYDEATGYNSKSMLVLALKNHEQDIIGVLQLLNALDENGEVVEFSSDVVDIVGSLASQAAIALTNAQLIQGLKDLLYSVIQSIAAAIDAKSPYTNGHIERVVILTMMIAEKVNSTDTGKYADQRFSRDELEELKLAAWMHDVGKISIPEHVVDKSTKLETIYDRVELVDNRFKLIAEILKNKQLTETIEVLSNGADPEKISEIEMRYAADLKQFEDDRIFIASCNIPNEFMTDERIERVYDIAGRTYESGGKELNWLTADELENLCIRKGTLTNRERKIIESHAAITLEMLSRLPFPKRLTRVPEYAAGHHEKPDGSGYPKGLSGDDLPLQSRIMAVADIFEALTAKDRPYKKPMKLSQAIKILGFMKKDGHIDSDVYQLFLDSELYMEYAKEQLDPSQLDDNN from the coding sequence TTGAAAAAGAAGATTGCCGGGATAAATAAGGCTAGCTTAGTAGATGTAGAAATGCTTCTGCAAGATACAATTGCCAATTCTTCGTGCGCCAAGTGCCAAAAAACACTGAAGGAAGTTACTCGTCCAATTCTTTCATCCTTTACTGATATGTTCAGCGAACAGATGGATTTAGTTAGTAGGTTAACTGAAATAGGGCTAGCCCTATCCGGGGAAACTAGGCTTGAGCGTCTTTTGGAAATGATTGTTGATGAGGCTCGTGTTTTAACTAACGCGGACGCCGGAACACTTTATATTGTTGATAAAGATAACCGCAAACTTGAATTTTCGATTCTGCAAAATGATACGATGAAAGTTCGGATGGGTGGAACAAGTGGCAATGAAATAACCCTTCCTCCGGTCCCTCTATATAATGCTGGCAAAAAGCCTAATAAATCTCATGTCTCCGCATATTGTGCTCTCACAGGCGAAACTGTTAATATTGCTGACGTTTATAAAGCTGAGGGTTTCGATTTTACTGGGCCTCGAAAATATGATGAGGCAACTGGTTATAATTCGAAATCCATGCTCGTTTTGGCTCTTAAAAATCATGAGCAGGATATAATCGGAGTATTGCAGCTTCTGAATGCTCTCGATGAGAATGGCGAAGTTGTGGAATTTTCCTCTGATGTTGTTGATATCGTCGGATCTTTAGCATCTCAGGCAGCTATTGCTCTTACTAATGCTCAACTTATACAGGGTCTTAAAGATCTTCTGTATTCTGTAATCCAAAGCATAGCTGCAGCTATTGATGCCAAATCTCCCTATACGAACGGGCATATTGAGAGAGTCGTGATTCTTACCATGATGATTGCTGAGAAAGTCAACAGCACAGATACTGGTAAATACGCTGATCAACGTTTTTCAAGGGATGAACTTGAAGAGCTTAAGCTTGCAGCTTGGATGCATGATGTTGGTAAAATTTCTATCCCTGAGCATGTGGTTGACAAATCCACAAAGCTAGAGACTATTTATGATCGTGTTGAGCTTGTAGATAATCGTTTCAAATTGATTGCAGAGATCTTAAAAAATAAACAGCTGACAGAGACTATTGAAGTCTTATCTAATGGTGCTGATCCAGAAAAAATTTCAGAAATAGAAATGCGCTATGCTGCTGATTTGAAGCAATTTGAAGATGACAGGATCTTTATCGCTTCTTGCAATATTCCTAATGAGTTTATGACTGACGAGCGAATTGAGCGCGTTTACGATATTGCAGGCCGTACATATGAGAGTGGCGGGAAAGAATTGAATTGGCTGACAGCTGATGAGCTTGAAAATTTATGTATTCGCAAAGGGACCCTGACGAATCGTGAGCGTAAAATTATTGAGAGTCATGCAGCTATTACTCTTGAAATGCTTTCAAGGCTTCCGTTTCCCAAGAGGCTTACTCGTGTTCCTGAATATGCTGCAGGGCATCACGAAAAGCCGGATGGTTCAGGTTATCCTAAAGGTCTGTCCGGTGATGACCTTCCGCTACAGTCCCGTATTATGGCGGTCGCAGATATATTTGAAGCTTTAACAGCTAAAGATAGGCCGTACAAAAAACCAATGAAGCTCAGTCAGGCAATTAAAATTCTAGGCTTCATGAAAAAAGATGGACACATTGATTCTGACGTTTACCAGCTTTTTCTCGATTCCGAGCTTTATATGGAATATGCGAAGGAACAGCTTGATCCTTCGCAATTAGATGATAATAATTAA
- a CDS encoding phosphatidate cytidylyltransferase, whose product MPLSSLQQRCITSVTLVAVLFLALYFGGLFLVSVVTIFSVIALHEFYSMFWKEESRSLSKMMGMLSGAAIVLTGALASHTWMLVLLLGLFWVFNFKFLFSYSSSPGRTSYNDSMVLFSGLIYIPLTLQFLTSMNSWEIIFVLLSSSASDTAAFYAGTYFGKKKIWPRISPKKSWAGSIGGFTACVICCTVYGLFLGHASVIAWVILAGSLNIASQMGDFFESALKRKLDIKDSGNILPGHGGVLDRIDSLVLALPVYILARQIHAFF is encoded by the coding sequence ATGCCCTTAAGCTCCTTGCAGCAACGCTGTATAACATCAGTGACTCTCGTCGCGGTCCTTTTCCTTGCTCTTTATTTCGGAGGGCTATTCCTCGTAAGCGTAGTAACCATTTTTTCAGTTATAGCGCTCCATGAATTTTACTCAATGTTCTGGAAAGAGGAATCACGCTCTTTATCAAAAATGATGGGAATGCTATCTGGAGCAGCGATTGTTTTAACAGGAGCTCTAGCATCTCATACATGGATGCTTGTTTTATTGCTCGGACTTTTTTGGGTTTTTAATTTCAAATTCCTATTTTCCTACAGCTCCAGCCCGGGAAGAACTTCATATAATGACAGCATGGTTCTTTTCTCCGGCCTGATTTATATCCCTTTGACATTGCAGTTTTTAACATCGATGAATAGCTGGGAAATAATATTTGTTCTCCTGTCATCATCTGCATCTGACACCGCAGCCTTTTATGCCGGTACATATTTTGGAAAGAAAAAAATATGGCCGCGTATTAGTCCTAAAAAATCATGGGCAGGATCAATCGGAGGCTTTACAGCCTGTGTTATCTGCTGCACGGTATACGGGTTGTTCCTCGGTCATGCCTCCGTTATTGCATGGGTGATTCTCGCAGGCTCTTTAAACATCGCTTCGCAAATGGGTGATTTCTTTGAGTCCGCTCTCAAACGCAAGCTTGATATTAAAGACTCCGGCAACATTTTGCCGGGACACGGCGGAGTTTTAGACAGAATAGACAGCCTTGTTCTTGCCCTTCCAGTTTATATTTTAGCAAGACAAATACACGCCTTTTTTTAA